From the Euphorbia lathyris chromosome 6, ddEupLath1.1, whole genome shotgun sequence genome, one window contains:
- the LOC136232956 gene encoding F-box/kelch-repeat protein At3g23880-like, which translates to MDGGGRCTKEDAVVELIEEILIEILSRLPVKSLLRFKMVCKSWYSIINSKQSIKKHLNHANSIHSNQHDNLLGLHIPSWDASNRCFLYNENLDGSIHAKEVGFPFKLVEVCNYCNGLICFNVSGHGILIWNPSLPLEYKIIPMDKTKRRPDLDRFCVAIGYDSTTDDYKIVRVPKYTHNNSRFVKVFSLKSSSWSKKKIPKNFRYVIDQNMSIYTRNRLHWIGSHFVDGKVAEFIVYFDMVEERLDLVNTPGEVVSMFNYKDQRLDFIRHCCARGGKVLVHTREHGLRTIDPEDGYINIMHRPEFVGRFYASHYVESLVSPRWFQ; encoded by the coding sequence ATGGATGGAGGAGGAAGATGTACAAAAGAAGATGCAGTGGTGGAACTAATAGAGGAAATTCTGATAGAGATTCTGTCAAGATTGCCTGTGAAATCTCTTTTGAGATTTAAGATGGTCTGTAAGTCTTGGTATTCAATTATAAATAGCAAGCAGTCCATAAAAAAGCATTTGAATCATGCTAATTCTATCCATTCCAATCAGCACGACAATCTACTTGGTCTACATATTCCTTCTTGGGATGCTTCCAACCGTTGTTTTCTCTATAATGAAAATTTGGATGGCAGTATACATGCTAAAGAAGTTGGTTTTCCATTCAAGCTTGTCGAAGTTTGTAACTACTGTAACGGATTAATATGCTTCAATGTGTCTGGACATGGCATCCTCATTTGGAATCCATCTCTTCCTCTGGAGTATAAGATAATTCCAATGGATAAGACAAAAAGGCGTCCAGATTTAGATAGATTTTGTGTTGCAATAGGTTATGATTCAACTACTGATGATTACAAGATTGTGAGAGTACCTAAATATACGCATAACAATAGTAGATTTGTTAAAGTCTTTTCACTGAAAAGTAGTTCATGGAGTAAGAAGAAAATACCAAAAAACTTCAGATACGTGATTGACCAAAACATGAGTATTTATACAAGAAATCGTCTCCATTGGATTGGAAGTCATTTTGTTGATGGTAAGGTAGCAGAATTTATTGTATATTTTGATATGGTGGAAGAAAGATTGGATCTTGTGAATACACCGGGTGAGGTTGTGTCTATGTTCAATTACAAGGACCAAAGATTGGATTTTATCCGCCATTGTTGTGCAAGGGGTGGAAAGGTTTTAGTCCATACCCGGGAACATGGACTAAGAACTATTGACCCAGAAGATGGTTACATTAATATTATGCATCGGCCGGAGTTCGTAGGCAGGTTTTATGCTTCCCATTATGTTGAGAGTTTAGTATCACCAAGATGGTTTCAGTAA